A window of Oncorhynchus tshawytscha isolate Ot180627B linkage group LG10, Otsh_v2.0, whole genome shotgun sequence contains these coding sequences:
- the nfatc4 gene encoding nuclear factor of activated T-cells, cytoplasmic 4, protein MGAAPGSGWEEGEFEFKLVFEEDPTRQLRGPSPLCNADQEHTIVGERTESALSLLESSNTESHLNTTHVGQPIGIPTPTYSSASQRAGMHSPPPRRALVREFSGTYESLPARSVQVSESHVLECPSIQITTISPEDDTAPAGSNFWDTGGGWDRERLYLPLMDPFCYREGSTGAGSLSPSPASSPSSRGWLSPASSCDSLLVEEEELNEVTSHFCLSPSSRPTSPGGKKRRNSPLASPCTSRRSSYSEDHSCTLEGEDSTSQSQAHNSSFELSIPQKTRKTSLEQVSPRDVEQEQGPAHSSHCPLPEPLQQRREVASMGMDYLSVPPALGWGRTRASAHSPMFRSNALPPLDWPLPTQFDQYELRIDVQPRPHHRAHYETEGSRGAVKASPGGHPVVTLTGYTERQPLSLQVFVGTADDRSIRPHPFYQIHRVTGKMVGTASQESVQAGTKILDIPLNPETNMTALIDCAGILKLRNSDIELRKGETDVGRKNTRVRLVFRTHLPLGLPVAPPGRMLALQVTSVPIECSQRSAQELPVVDSVSVISCSVEGGEELLLGGSNFLPMSRVLFMERGTDGKLQWEEEAHVDRDNSSECLLCVQIPAYGDLSVNRPVSVCLYVSNGKRKRSSTHCFKYLPVMCKEDDPLLSHPSVLPLEGVTLCSMGGPSRVDRGLHLRNDPTPKERGLALHLPPYPSAYSPPYQGHGYQEEYCHKPEAVGNSRGSLSERRPSFENLELGFTELLPPLYPRVSQPPSPSPWLDSPYLSSSPSPSHSSSLSPFPAGSPISSSSLPPMTTSPYPHYPYPQEVCPSPPSNSSPYQDFYPPPYSHNEVWDHQGRGPREREAQAGSKMQTTPLEFASSSSIHHITLEEVNEFIGEDIRSFQSGSQTDSQPG, encoded by the exons ATGGGGGCTGCGCCGGGTTCTGGTTGGGAGGAGGGGGAGTTCGAGTTCAAGTTGGTTTTTGAGGAGGACCCGACGCGCCAACTCCGGGGCCCATCCCCGCTGTGCAACGCGGACCAGGAGCACACTATCgtgggggagaggacagagagcgcCCTGTCGCTCCTAGAGTCGAGCAATACTG AGAGCCACCTGAATACCACTCACGTAGGCCAGCCAATCGGCATCCCTACCCCAACGTATTCTTCAGCCAGTCAAAGGGCTGGGATGCATTCCCCGCCCCCCAGGCGTGCCTTGGTGAGGGAGTTCAGTGGGACCTATGAGAGCCTTCCAGCGAGATCTGTACAG gtGTCAGAGTCCCATGTGTTGGAGTGCCCTAGCATCCAGATCACCACTATCTCCCCAGAGGATGACACTGCCCCAGCAGGAAGTAACTTCTGGGACACAGGAGGTGGATGGGACAGGGAGCGCCTCTACCTTCCCCTAATGGACCCATTCTGCTACCGCGAAGGCAGCACCGGCGCTGGGTCCCTGAGCCcaagccctgcctccagccccTCCTCTCGCGGCTGGCTCAGTCCTGCGTCCAGCTGTGATTCGctgctggtggaggaggaggagctcaATGAGGTCACCTCCCATTTCTGCCTGTCACCCTCCTCCCGGCCCACCTCACCAGGGGGTAAGAAGCGCAGGAACTCCCCTTTGGCCTCCCCCTGCACGTCCCGCAGGAGCAGCTACTCTGAGGACCACTCCTGTACCCTGGAGGGAGAAGACTCCACCTCTCAGTCACAAGCTCACAACAGCAGCTTTGAGCTGAGCATTCCACAGAAAACTAGGAAGACGTCACTGGAGCAG GTCTCCCCCAGGGATGTGGAGCAGGAGCAGGGTCCAGCCCATAGCTCCCACTGCCCACTGCCAGAGCCACTGCAGCAAAGGAGAGAGGTTGCATCCATGGGCATGGACTACCTGTCTGTGCCCCCTGCTCTGGGCTGGGGGAGGACCAGAGCCAGCGCCCACAGCCCTATGTTCAG ATCCAATGCTCTACCGCCACTTGATTGGCCACTGCCAACTCAGTTTGACCAATATGAGTTGCGTATCGACGTGCAGCCCCGCCCACACCACCGAGCCCACTACGAGacagaaggaagcagaggagccGTCAAGGCATCACCAGGGGGACATCCGGTTGTTACG CTGACTgggtacacagagagacagccccTCTCTTTGCAGGTGTTTGTGGGAACAGCTGATGACAGGTCCATCCGGCCTCATCCTTTCTATCAGATACACAG GGTAACAGGTAAGATGGTGGGTACTGCCAGTCAGGAGAGTGTACAGGCTGGCACCAAAATACTGGACATCCCCCTCAACCCAGAGACCAACATGACTGCCCT CATTGACTGCGCTGGCATTCTGAAGCTGAGGAACTCGGACATCGAgctgaggaaaggagagacagatgtagggAGGAAAAACACGCGTGTGCGCCTAGTGTTCCGTACCCACCTCCCCCTTGGCCTTCCCGTGGCCCCGCCTGGACGGATGCTGGCCCTGCAGGTTACCTCCGTGCCTATTGAGTGCT CCCAGCGCTCTGCTCAGGAGCTGCCAGTGGTGGATTCAGTCAGTGTCATATCGTGCTCtgtggaaggaggggaggagctaCTGTTGGGTGGATCTAACTTCCTGCCCATGTCCAGAGTGCTTTTTATGGAAAGAGGGACAG ATGGAAAGCTACAGTGGGAAGAGGAGGCACATGTTGACCGTGACAACAGTAGTGAG TGCTTGCTGTGTGTGCAAATTCCAGCCTATGGTGACCTGTCTGTGAACCGCCCAGTATCTGTGTGCCTTTATGTCTCCAACGGGAAGAGGAAAAGGAGCAGCACTCACTGTTTCAAGTACCTGCCGG tCATGTGTAAAGAGGATGACCCTCTGCTCTCGCATCCCTCTGTCTTGCCCCTGGAGGGGGTGACACTCTGCTCCATGGGGGGGCCCAGCAGGGTGGACAGGGGTCTGCACCTGAGGAATGATCCCACGCCCAAGGAGAGAGGGCTAGCTTTGCACCTCCCCCCCTACCCTTCAGCCTACTCTCCCCCCTACCAAGGCCATGGCTACCAGGAGGAGTACTGCCACAAGCCTGAAGCTGTGGGTAACAGCAGAGGTTCTCTGTCAGAAAGACGCCCCAGCTTTGAGAACTTGGAGCTGGGCTTCACCGAGCTACTGCCTCCCCTGTACCCCAGAGTCTCccaacctccctctccctccccatggcTGGACTCCCCATacctgtcctcctccccctctccctcccactcctcctctctgagTCCCTTCCCCGCAGgcagccccatctcctcctcctctcttccccccatgACTACCTCACCCTACCCCCACTACCCCTACCCTCAGGAGGTCTGCCCCTCGCCTCCTTCCAACTCCAGCCCGTATCAGGACTTCTACCCACCACCATACTCCCACAACGAAGTATGGGACCACCAGGGCAGGGGACCTCGGGAAAGGGAGGCTCAGGCTGGGTCTAAAATGCAGACGACCCCCCTGGAATTTGCCAGCTCATCATCTATTCACCACATTACATTAGAGGAAG TGAATGAGTTCATAGGAGAAGACATCAGATCGTTCCAGTCGGGCTCACAGACGGACAGCCAACCAGGATGA
- the ltb4r2b gene encoding leukotriene B4 receptor 2b, protein MAKNGSSLLHYLNKSTSTSILFTKDTVEDSSIVSNDATTAIGALILGLVFLLGVPGNLFIIWSILARARQRSVTTLLILNLACADGFLMCLTIFFLIYLARQNWDFGNPMCKGLFYLCNTNMYASIFLITLMSLHRLVAVVWPHRVAALASKKMVVRAIAVLWALVFSISIPALVFRQVRYDHDEQNNTRLVCASNHSRSRYVVYQYTFETVVGFLVPYGVIVSSYVCILRRLRQTKFRRKVRSEKLILAIVVMFGIFWLPYHLNNIMQVVAEQFDDSSPTKKRLDMVWQPSRAVTSTLAFISSCANPILYTFAGKSYIREDGIAFMARLFEGTSLDTGIKKGIGLKDALSFSSTGGNAVKNEKQTLV, encoded by the exons ATGGCTAAGAATGGCAGTTCCCTCCTCCATTATCTCAACAAGTCCACTTCCACCTCTATCCTCTTCACCAAAGACACTGTTGAGGATTCCAGCATCGTGAGTAATGACGCCACCACAGCCATAGGAGCCCTCATCTTGGGCCTGGTCTTCCTCCTCGGCGTCCCAGGAAACCTCTTCATCATTTGGAGCATCCTGGCCCGTGCCCGCCAACGCTCCGTTaccaccctcctcatcctcaaccTCGCGTGCGCCGATGGCTTTCTCATGTGCCTTACCATCTTCTTCCTAATTTATCTGGCCAGGCAGAACTGGGACTTTGGCAACCCCATGTGCAAGGGGCTGTTTTACCTGTGCAACACTAACATGTACGCCTCCATCTTCCTCATCACGCTGATGAGCCTGCACAGGCTAGTTGCAGTGGTGTGGCCCCATCGAGTGGCGGCCCTGGCCAGCAAGAAGATGGTGGTGCGGGCAATAGCTGTGCTCTGGGCCCTAGTGTTCTCAATTTCTATCCCTGCTCTGGTGTTCAGGCAGGTGAGGTATGATCATGATGAACAGAACAACACCCGCCTGGTGTGTGCCTCAAATCACTCCCGGTCTCGATAT GTGGTGTACCAGTACACCTTTGAGACAGTAGTGGGATTCCTGGTTCCGTACGGGGTTATAGTGAGCAGCTACGTCTGCATCCTGAGACGCCTCAGACAGACCAAGTTCCGTCGTAAGGTCCGCAGTGAGAAACTCATCCTGGCCATCGTTGTGATGTTTGGCATCTTCTGGTTGCCATATCACCTCAATAACATAATGCAG GTGGTGGCTGAACAGTTTGATGACAGCTCACCAACGAAAAAGAG aCTAGATATGGTATGGCAGCCCAGTCGTGCTGTGACCTCCACTCTAGCCTTCATCAGCAGCTGTGCTAACCCTATTCTATACACCTTTGCTGGAAAATCCTACATCAGAGAGGACGGCATCGCCTTCATGGCCCGGCTCTTCGAGGGGACATCTCTGGACACTGGGATAAAGAAGGGAATTGGACTAAAAGATGCGTTGTCTTTCAGCAGCACTGG